The following nucleotide sequence is from Bacteroidota bacterium.
TGGTAAGCAAAGTCGAGGGCGTTTGAATTGGATGGCAGAGTTTTTATCTCTCCTTTTGGAGTAAAAATAAATATCTCGGAAGCAAAGAGATTCAATTTAAAATCGTCGAGAAACTCGAGGGCATTGGAATTGGGATCCTCCAATAACTCACGAATTTGCTTGATCCATTTATCCAGCTCAGATTCCTGGTCTTCGTTGTGTTTGTATTTCCAGTGCGCGGCAAAACCTCTTTCAGCAATATCATCCATACGCCGCGAACGTATCTGAACCTCAACCCAATTCCCTTTTGGTCCCATTACCGTGGCATGCAGGGCTTCGTAACCATTCGCTTTGGGTGTACTAACCCAGTCGCGTATGCGTTCGGGTTTGGGCATAAAAATATCGGTGATAAGCGAATAGATATTCCAGCATTGGGTTTTTTCGGGTAGTTCCGAATACGGATCCGGGTCAAACACAATGCGGATAGCCATCAGGTCGAATATTTCTTCAAATGGCACATTTTTATTTTGCATTTTTTGCCAAATGGAATAAATCGATTTATGCCTTCCGGTGATTTCGTACTTCAGTCCATAAGTTTTAAGCCGTTCGTCAATTGGTTTTTTAAACTCTTCGAGGAAGGCCTCGCGTTCCTGGCTATTTGCTTCGAGCTTGGCCGAGAGTTCATTGTACACTTCGGGGTACCGGTGTAGAAGACTGAGGTCTTCCAACTCTGTTTTTATGGTATACAAGCCTAATCTGTGAGCGAGTGGGGCATAAAGGTAAATGGTTTCGCCCGATATCTTCATTTGCTTGTAGGGCGCAAGGCTGCTAAGGGTTCGCATATTGTGCAGCCTATCGGCAATTTTAATGAGTATCACCCTTACATCGTCTGAAAGGGTAAGTAGCATTTTTCTAAAATTTTCGGCCTGCAAGGACGATTTGTTATCAAAAACGTCTGATATTTTTGTAAGGCCATCGATAATGGAGGCAATTTTTTCACCAAAAAGCCGACTGATGTCTTCGAGGGTATAGTCGGTATCTTCCACTACATCGTGCAGCAAGGCACATGTAATGGATTTTGCACCCAGACCAATGTCTCTGCTTACTATTTTCGATACTTCTAAAGGGTGCAAAATATAAGGTTCGCCCGACTTGCGGTACATGCCTTTATGGGCTTCGTATGCCAGCTTAAAGGCCTTTTTTATCATTTCAATGCCTTCCGGCGAGCATCGGTTACTGCTGATGCTAAGAAGTTCTTCGAATGAACTGGTAATACTTTTTTCTTCTATCTGAAAATTTTCGAACATACTTACTGGTACCTCCTGTACCGAAATGTGCCTGTAAAATTAATGAATTTCGCTTCATTTCGGTATGATTTAATAAACTACTGCAACGGCTCCACGAAGGGTTCGGCGCGAACCATCGCCAATACGATATTGTACTATACATTGGTAAGTACCAGGTGGGGCAAGTTTGCCATCAATTAATCCATCCCATCGGCTTTGAGAAGGATCTTTGCTTTCGAATACCAACCTTCCGCTGCGATCGATTATTTTAAATTCATACTCATCAGGTATAAAATCGATGGTAGGGCCAAAACTGCTGTTTTCTGCTGAGCCAGGAATAAAAGCATCGTATTCGAAACGAATATTAACCGGTAAATCGTAACATACAGGGTTCGACAGGCTGGAATTAGAACCCGAATTTTCAATGGCTGTAAGTTGGTAGCATACCCTGGAAGGCTGGTTGTTTTCTACCTGCGAAGCCAGATCGGTATCGGTAAATTCCGTATTCAGGCTGTTGTAAAGCTGATTCCAGGGTTCATCTCCAAATTTTCGTTCAATTTGGTAATGGCTTGTACCCGAAGTAAAATTCACATATTCATTCCAGGTAAAAACGGGTTCCAGTTCACTCCCTGCGCGTTTAAGAAGTATAGTACTGGCCAGGTTATCAGATTGACGGATGCCGGTATCGCAAAAGTTTTCTGCTTCGAGTTGGTAGTAATAAGGTCCGGCAAGAAAGTCGACCTTGTCGGTGTAGCTCAGTTCTTTCTCGCTTGTTTCGAATGTATAGATGGCATTGTAGGTTCCATTTGGTGCATCGGAACGAAGCAAATTATAGGTTTTCAATTCTCCCAAGGGGTCTATGGTGAAGGAGAGTTCGACCCAACTTTGCTTATAGGTGGCAAAGTTGGCATGCATATAGGATGGAAGCACCGACATGGGTGTATTCAGAGTTATTGGGTTGGAATTGGACACTTCGCCTGGGTAATTGGCCGATATGGCTGCTACGTAAACAATGTAATCCTGATTGGCGGCAATGCTTTCGATTTGGTAGTTATTTTCAGTAGCCGAAATGCTTTCGACTAATTGGTAACTGTTGCCGTTATCTTCAGAAAGGTAAATGTGGTATTCCAGGGTGCCCGGTTGGGTAAGTTGTTTAAACCGGAATGGGTTCCATGTTAAGTTGATGCTCGCCTGGCAGCTATCGTGCTCGGCAGATAAAAAGAGGG
It contains:
- a CDS encoding gliding motility-associated C-terminal domain-containing protein; the encoded protein is MNHKTGILTLLFCLLAYSILAQSFPAPKVRYTSFDVNTGLMTIAWEPSASPDAVEYQVWYYYPDKPPVNGGWLEVGSTVPASGPLSLTFNPALLIQANPQVQPVVIGVQAYDLGGLSLNILDEFTFDSTLFLSAEHDSCQASINLTWNPFRFKQLTQPGTLEYHIYLSEDNGNSYQLVESISATENNYQIESIAANQDYIVYVAAISANYPGEVSNSNPITLNTPMSVLPSYMHANFATYKQSWVELSFTIDPLGELKTYNLLRSDAPNGTYNAIYTFETSEKELSYTDKVDFLAGPYYYQLEAENFCDTGIRQSDNLASTILLKRAGSELEPVFTWNEYVNFTSGTSHYQIERKFGDEPWNQLYNSLNTEFTDTDLASQVENNQPSRVCYQLTAIENSGSNSSLSNPVCYDLPVNIRFEYDAFIPGSAENSSFGPTIDFIPDEYEFKIIDRSGRLVFESKDPSQSRWDGLIDGKLAPPGTYQCIVQYRIGDGSRRTLRGAVAVVY
- a CDS encoding bifunctional (p)ppGpp synthetase/guanosine-3',5'-bis(diphosphate) 3'-pyrophosphohydrolase, coding for MFENFQIEEKSITSSFEELLSISSNRCSPEGIEMIKKAFKLAYEAHKGMYRKSGEPYILHPLEVSKIVSRDIGLGAKSITCALLHDVVEDTDYTLEDISRLFGEKIASIIDGLTKISDVFDNKSSLQAENFRKMLLTLSDDVRVILIKIADRLHNMRTLSSLAPYKQMKISGETIYLYAPLAHRLGLYTIKTELEDLSLLHRYPEVYNELSAKLEANSQEREAFLEEFKKPIDERLKTYGLKYEITGRHKSIYSIWQKMQNKNVPFEEIFDLMAIRIVFDPDPYSELPEKTQCWNIYSLITDIFMPKPERIRDWVSTPKANGYEALHATVMGPKGNWVEVQIRSRRMDDIAERGFAAHWKYKHNEDQESELDKWIKQIRELLEDPNSNALEFLDDFKLNLFASEIFIFTPKGEIKTLPSNSNALDFAYHIHSKIGHKAIGAKVNHKLVPLYYNLKSGDQVEIITSDKVQPRMEWLNRVNTAKAKSTIKSQLKGEIKNRLEIGKQMLEEKLLSMKLKPSHRIFRKLLPNYEVTSKDELYSQIATGIINLDDLKKVLKQNTKNKWINYWGFSFIGKSKLNELKDDGSETSDDLPETTSEAFKKHDTLVLGDSSTNTDINYTIARCCKPIPGDDVIGFINDFNQVVIHKTKCIEAVKASASQVSRVTNVKWTSHKLYSFLVKIALAGTDRFGVYNDITTVITKQLNVNTRNINLESHDGIWEGTISLYVHDTKDLNNLIMNLGKIKGVNSVKRVEKN